One Thioclava electrotropha DNA segment encodes these proteins:
- the parC gene encoding DNA topoisomerase IV subunit A, with amino-acid sequence MSSDEENPLSTSSEPLSRAIGERYLTYALSTIMHRALPDARDGLKPVHRRILFAMRELKLSPTGGFRKSAKISGDVMGNYHPHGDAAIYDAMARLAQDFAMRYKLVDGQGNFGNIDGDNPAASRYTEARLASPSESLLQGLAEDAVDFRPNYDGTLTEPVVLPAAFPNLLANGASGIAVGMATNIPPHNLGELVEALLEMIKRPDITDDELVEHIPGPDFPTGGVLVEPPENIRDAYRTGRGAFRLRARWEKEELGRGQWQIVVTEIPYQVQKSKLIERLAEVIQTRKVPALADVRDESADDIRIVLEPKSRTVEPEMLMGMLFKNSDLEVRFSLNMNVLIDGRVPKVCSLKEVLRAFLDHRREVLLRRSQHRMDKIDARLEVLEGYIIAFLNLDRVIEIIRYEDEPKAMLMAEFELSDVQAEAILNMRLRSLRKLEEMELKRERDALIEERSGLEDLLASEKLQWKTIGGELKDIDKKFGRNAEGGARRTGFAEAGEVEEVPIEAMIEREPITVILSKMGWIRAMKGHNALDAEVKFKDGDGPMFAMHAETTDRIVAMGSNGRAYTVLGANLPGGRGMGEPLRLMVDLPNEAEVTHLLLPKAGEKYLLASSDGDGFICPGEELVAQTKSGKQVLNMKGAAKTTVCSKIDGDTVACVGQNRKLLVFSLEELPEMARGKGVRLQKYKDGGLSDAKTFTLADGLSWKDPAGRTRTETDLAEWTGKRASAGRMAPRGFPRDNRFT; translated from the coding sequence ATGAGCAGTGACGAAGAAAATCCCCTCTCCACCAGTTCCGAACCGCTGAGCCGCGCGATCGGCGAGCGCTATCTGACCTATGCGCTCTCGACGATTATGCACCGGGCGCTGCCCGATGCGCGCGACGGGTTGAAGCCGGTGCATCGGCGCATCCTCTTCGCGATGCGCGAGCTGAAGCTGTCGCCGACCGGCGGTTTCCGGAAATCCGCGAAAATCTCGGGCGACGTGATGGGGAACTACCACCCCCATGGCGATGCCGCGATTTACGATGCGATGGCGCGTCTCGCGCAGGATTTCGCGATGCGCTACAAGCTCGTCGATGGGCAGGGCAATTTCGGCAATATCGACGGCGATAACCCGGCAGCCTCGCGTTATACCGAGGCGCGTCTGGCCTCTCCGTCCGAGTCGCTTCTGCAAGGTCTTGCCGAGGATGCGGTCGATTTCCGTCCGAATTACGACGGCACGCTGACCGAGCCGGTCGTGTTGCCCGCCGCCTTCCCGAACCTGCTGGCCAATGGCGCAAGCGGCATCGCGGTCGGCATGGCGACGAACATCCCGCCTCACAATCTCGGCGAGCTGGTCGAGGCGCTTTTGGAGATGATCAAGCGTCCTGACATCACCGATGACGAGCTGGTCGAGCATATCCCCGGCCCCGATTTCCCGACCGGCGGCGTGCTGGTCGAGCCGCCCGAAAATATCCGCGACGCCTATCGCACCGGCCGCGGCGCGTTCCGCCTGCGGGCGCGTTGGGAGAAAGAGGAACTGGGCCGCGGTCAATGGCAGATCGTCGTCACCGAGATCCCCTATCAGGTACAGAAATCGAAGCTGATCGAGCGTCTGGCCGAGGTCATTCAGACCCGCAAGGTGCCCGCGCTGGCCGATGTGCGCGACGAGAGCGCCGACGATATCCGCATCGTGCTGGAGCCGAAATCGCGCACCGTCGAGCCCGAGATGCTCATGGGGATGCTGTTCAAGAACTCCGATCTGGAGGTCCGGTTCTCGCTCAACATGAACGTGCTGATCGACGGGCGGGTGCCGAAGGTCTGCTCGCTCAAGGAGGTGCTGCGTGCCTTCCTCGATCACCGGCGCGAGGTGCTGCTGCGCCGCTCGCAGCACCGGATGGACAAGATCGACGCGCGTCTCGAAGTGCTCGAAGGCTATATCATCGCCTTCCTGAACCTCGACCGGGTGATTGAGATCATCCGCTACGAGGACGAGCCCAAGGCGATGCTGATGGCCGAGTTCGAGCTGTCCGACGTGCAGGCCGAAGCGATCCTCAACATGCGCCTGCGCAGTCTGCGCAAGCTCGAGGAAATGGAGCTCAAGCGCGAGCGTGATGCGCTGATCGAAGAGCGCTCGGGGCTCGAAGACCTGCTCGCCTCCGAAAAGCTGCAATGGAAGACGATCGGCGGTGAGCTGAAGGACATCGACAAGAAATTCGGCCGCAATGCCGAAGGCGGCGCGCGGCGCACCGGCTTCGCCGAGGCCGGCGAGGTCGAGGAAGTGCCGATCGAGGCGATGATCGAGCGCGAACCGATCACCGTTATCCTGTCGAAGATGGGTTGGATCCGGGCGATGAAGGGCCATAACGCGCTCGATGCCGAGGTGAAGTTCAAGGATGGCGACGGGCCGATGTTCGCCATGCATGCCGAGACCACGGACCGGATCGTCGCTATGGGCTCGAACGGTCGTGCTTATACCGTGCTGGGCGCGAACCTGCCCGGCGGGCGCGGCATGGGCGAGCCGCTGCGGCTGATGGTCGACCTGCCCAACGAGGCGGAGGTGACCCATCTGCTGCTACCGAAAGCGGGCGAGAAATACCTGCTGGCCTCCTCGGATGGCGACGGGTTCATCTGCCCGGGCGAGGAACTCGTGGCGCAGACCAAATCGGGCAAGCAGGTTCTGAACATGAAGGGCGCGGCGAAAACCACCGTCTGCTCGAAGATCGATGGCGATACGGTCGCCTGCGTCGGGCAGAACCGCAAGCTGCTGGTCTTCTCGCTGGAGGAGCTGCCCGAGATGGCGCGCGGCAAGGGCGTCCGGCTGCAGAAATACAAGGACGGGGGCCTGAGCGACGCGAAGACCTTTACCTTGGCCGATGGTCTGAGCTGGAAGGACCCGGCGGGCCGCACCCGGACCGAGACCGACCTCGCCGAATGGACCGGCAAGCGGGCCTCGGCGGGCCGTATGGCGCCGCGCGGCTTCCCGCGGGATAACAGGTTCACCTGA
- a CDS encoding SH3 domain-containing protein, translating to MGKLLLTTLAGIYAVMAIAGRDVPGNVEQASAATSNDTVQVSRAASDNQELSASEAPQIVAKAAAASQANTPKIEKASLITRVTPNARMPGPELKPSPEYRDTSAPKVEGGTLWSVSANALNVRSGPSTSDSVIDRVRKNDEVLVVAEIGGWANVKIEGDGTEGWVSKKYLRPAN from the coding sequence ATGGGCAAGTTGTTGCTGACCACTTTGGCGGGTATTTACGCCGTTATGGCCATCGCCGGACGCGACGTTCCCGGGAACGTCGAACAGGCCTCTGCGGCCACGTCGAATGACACCGTACAGGTCTCACGCGCCGCGAGCGATAATCAAGAGCTTTCGGCCAGCGAAGCTCCTCAAATTGTCGCGAAGGCTGCCGCCGCATCGCAAGCCAACACGCCGAAGATCGAGAAAGCCTCGTTGATCACCCGCGTCACGCCGAACGCGCGGATGCCGGGCCCCGAGCTCAAACCGTCGCCGGAATATCGCGACACCTCGGCGCCGAAAGTCGAGGGCGGCACGCTCTGGAGCGTGTCTGCCAATGCGCTCAACGTGCGCTCCGGCCCGTCCACCAGCGACAGCGTGATCGACCGCGTCCGCAAGAACGACGAAGTGCTCGTCGTGGCCGAAATCGGCGGTTGGGCGAATGTAAAGATCGAGGGCGACGGCACCGAAGGCTGGGTCTCCAAGAAGTACCTGCGCCCGGCAAATTGA
- a CDS encoding SDR family NAD(P)-dependent oxidoreductase — protein MAKTILITGCSSGIGYDAAHGLKAAGWKVFATCRREEDCERLRSEGLISFQLDVADPESIEAGFNEALARGHGRLDALYNNAAFACPGAAEDIPPGALREIFETNLFGLHDLTTRAIKVMRAQGDNGEGRILQCSSVLGFVGLKWRAAYASTKFALEGLTDVMRLEMADTNIKIVLIQPGPITSKIRVNSIPPFEKWVDWENSARRAQYEGSLLKRLYQSRGKPDTFELPPSEVTKAILKALEAPNPKPRYKITTPTKAISVVRRFLPDRMLDWVLDKG, from the coding sequence ATGGCCAAGACGATCCTGATCACTGGATGCTCCTCGGGCATCGGCTATGACGCAGCCCACGGGCTGAAAGCCGCAGGCTGGAAAGTCTTCGCCACCTGCCGCCGTGAAGAGGATTGCGAGCGCCTGCGCTCCGAGGGGCTGATCTCCTTCCAGCTCGACGTGGCCGATCCCGAAAGCATCGAGGCGGGCTTCAACGAGGCGCTGGCGCGCGGGCACGGTCGGCTCGACGCGCTCTACAACAACGCCGCTTTCGCCTGCCCCGGCGCCGCGGAGGACATCCCCCCCGGCGCACTGCGCGAGATCTTCGAGACCAACCTGTTCGGCCTTCACGACCTGACGACCCGCGCGATCAAGGTGATGCGCGCGCAGGGCGACAATGGCGAGGGGCGCATCCTGCAATGCTCCTCGGTGCTGGGCTTCGTCGGGCTGAAATGGCGCGCAGCCTATGCCTCGACGAAATTCGCGCTGGAAGGGCTGACCGATGTGATGCGGCTCGAAATGGCCGATACGAATATCAAGATCGTGCTGATCCAGCCCGGCCCGATCACCTCGAAAATCCGGGTCAATTCGATCCCGCCTTTCGAGAAATGGGTGGATTGGGAGAATTCCGCCCGCCGCGCGCAGTACGAGGGCAGCCTGCTCAAGCGCCTCTACCAAAGCCGCGGCAAGCCCGACACGTTCGAACTGCCCCCCTCCGAGGTGACCAAGGCGATCCTCAAGGCGCTCGAGGCCCCGAACCCGAAGCCGCGCTACAAGATCACCACGCCGACCAAGGCGATCAGCGTCGTGCGCCGCTTCCTGCCGGACCGGATGCTCGACTGGGTGCTGGACAAGGGCTGA
- a CDS encoding twin transmembrane helix small protein gives MRNDPLFYVVALASLAVLVILMIGIAGFGRGGDFNKKHANKLMRLRIAAQAVAIALILLFVYLRRGG, from the coding sequence ATGCGCAACGACCCGTTATTTTATGTCGTCGCTCTGGCGAGTTTGGCGGTTCTGGTGATCTTGATGATCGGCATCGCGGGCTTCGGACGCGGGGGCGATTTCAACAAGAAACATGCCAACAAGCTGATGCGGTTGCGCATTGCCGCCCAGGCGGTCGCGATCGCGCTGATCCTGTTGTTCGTTTATCTAAGAAGGGGTGGCTGA
- a CDS encoding cob(I)yrinic acid a,c-diamide adenosyltransferase, translating into MVVLNRIYTRTGDAGETALSNGVRVAKHSARVTAYGTVDELNATVGIARLQADEALQKQLSVIQNDLFDLGADLARPDMEHDDEAGYPVLRMVESQVTRLETEIDAMNKKLEPLRSFILPGGTPLAAHLHVSRTVARRAEREAVSLAAIEGVNEWAVKYLNRLSDWFFVAARIANDDGKDDVLWVPGANR; encoded by the coding sequence ATGGTCGTTCTCAATCGCATCTACACGCGCACCGGCGATGCCGGGGAAACCGCGCTCTCGAACGGGGTGCGCGTCGCCAAACATTCCGCACGCGTGACTGCCTATGGCACTGTGGACGAGCTGAATGCGACCGTGGGCATTGCGCGCCTGCAGGCGGATGAGGCGCTGCAAAAGCAGCTCTCCGTGATCCAGAACGACCTCTTCGATCTGGGCGCCGATCTGGCGCGCCCCGATATGGAGCATGACGACGAGGCGGGCTACCCGGTCCTGCGCATGGTCGAGTCCCAGGTGACCCGGCTCGAGACCGAGATCGATGCGATGAACAAGAAGTTGGAGCCGCTGCGCAGCTTCATCCTGCCGGGCGGCACGCCGCTTGCCGCGCACCTGCACGTGTCGCGCACCGTGGCACGGCGTGCCGAGCGTGAGGCCGTGTCGCTGGCCGCGATCGAGGGCGTCAACGAATGGGCGGTGAAATATCTCAACCGCCTGTCCGACTGGTTCTTCGTCGCTGCCCGGATCGCGAATGACGACGGCAAGGACGATGTGTTGTGGGTTCCCGGAGCGAACCGCTGA
- a CDS encoding primosomal protein N', which translates to MSEPGWFEEGARVAVLTAEPIGRPLDYRAPEGGCYNGAFVEVPLGPRKVLGVVWGTGEGGFDAAKLRAVNRVFDVPPMRDELRVFLERMAEYTMTPLPQVLRLATRAPGLGDPPGMRTIYRLGDREPSRMTDARARVLEVLEEHGGAGFYLSELAHLAGVTTQVVKGLVKTGALIEAEVPRDQPFPRLDPARPGKALSEAQTAAAEALRAGSGAYSTTLLKGVTGSGKTEVYLEAVAECLRKGRQALVLLPEIALSSEFLSRVEARFGARPGEWHSGVTQSERRRLWKACGAGEVQLVVGARSALFLPFRDLGLIVVDEEHDSSYKQEEGVLYNARDMAVLRASGCSAQVVLASATPSLETWANAEAGKYQRLDLGARFGTAELPEMGTIDMRDEAIESAHWIGPTLAKEVLARVAEGQQAMLFLNRRGYAPVTICRACGHQIGCDHCDARMVEHRFLKRLVCHQCGETKPIPVKCPSCEVEGKLAPVGPGVERLAEEVAERFPEARLAVLSSDLFGSARALKEKIAEIAQGEADIIIGTQIVAKGHNFPRLTLVGVIDADLGLQGSDLRAAEKTFQLMRQVAGRAGRAEEKGAALLQTYQPEHPVIRAILGGDEEAFWAQEAAARQAQGVPPYGRMAGIILSGPDLQPLFEVGNHLARNDAALRRIRAQVFGPAPAPIARVRGRHRVRMLVKAEKSAPLQGALKAWLKGLKLPTNARLAVDIDPQSFL; encoded by the coding sequence ATGTCTGAGCCCGGTTGGTTCGAAGAGGGCGCGCGGGTCGCGGTGCTGACGGCGGAGCCGATCGGGCGGCCGCTCGATTATCGCGCGCCGGAGGGTGGCTGCTACAACGGGGCCTTCGTCGAAGTGCCGCTGGGGCCGCGCAAGGTGCTCGGCGTGGTCTGGGGGACGGGCGAGGGCGGTTTCGATGCCGCCAAGCTGCGTGCGGTGAACCGGGTCTTCGACGTGCCGCCGATGCGCGACGAGCTGCGCGTCTTCCTCGAGCGGATGGCGGAGTACACGATGACGCCGCTGCCGCAGGTGCTGCGTCTGGCGACGCGTGCGCCGGGCTTGGGCGACCCGCCGGGGATGCGAACGATTTACCGGCTGGGCGACCGGGAGCCGTCGCGGATGACCGATGCGCGGGCGCGGGTGCTCGAGGTGCTCGAAGAGCATGGCGGTGCGGGTTTCTACCTGAGCGAGTTGGCGCATCTGGCCGGGGTGACGACGCAGGTCGTGAAAGGGCTGGTGAAGACCGGCGCGCTGATCGAGGCGGAGGTGCCGCGCGATCAGCCCTTCCCGCGGCTCGATCCGGCGCGGCCCGGCAAGGCGCTGTCGGAGGCGCAGACTGCTGCGGCGGAGGCTTTGCGCGCGGGCTCCGGGGCCTATTCGACGACGCTTCTGAAGGGCGTGACCGGATCGGGCAAGACGGAGGTCTATCTGGAGGCGGTCGCGGAATGTCTGCGCAAGGGGCGGCAGGCTTTGGTGCTGCTGCCCGAGATCGCGCTGAGTTCGGAATTTCTCTCGCGGGTCGAGGCGCGGTTCGGCGCGCGTCCCGGCGAGTGGCATTCCGGGGTCACGCAAAGCGAGCGGCGCAGGCTGTGGAAGGCCTGCGGTGCGGGCGAAGTGCAGCTTGTCGTCGGCGCGCGCTCGGCCCTGTTCCTGCCGTTCCGCGATCTGGGGCTGATCGTGGTCGATGAGGAGCATGACAGCTCCTACAAACAGGAGGAGGGCGTTCTTTATAACGCCCGCGACATGGCGGTGCTGCGTGCCTCGGGCTGTTCGGCGCAGGTGGTGCTGGCCTCGGCGACGCCCAGCCTAGAGACATGGGCGAATGCAGAGGCCGGGAAATATCAGCGGCTCGATCTGGGCGCGCGCTTCGGGACGGCAGAACTGCCTGAGATGGGCACGATCGATATGCGCGACGAGGCGATCGAAAGCGCGCATTGGATCGGGCCGACGCTGGCGAAGGAGGTTCTGGCGCGGGTGGCCGAGGGGCAGCAGGCGATGCTGTTTCTCAATCGTCGCGGCTATGCGCCGGTCACGATCTGCCGGGCCTGCGGGCATCAGATCGGCTGCGACCATTGCGACGCGCGGATGGTGGAGCACCGTTTCCTCAAGCGGCTCGTCTGTCACCAATGCGGCGAGACCAAGCCGATCCCGGTGAAATGTCCGAGCTGCGAGGTGGAGGGGAAACTCGCGCCTGTCGGGCCGGGGGTGGAGCGGCTGGCCGAGGAGGTCGCGGAGCGCTTTCCCGAGGCGCGTCTGGCGGTGCTGTCTTCGGACCTCTTCGGCTCGGCCCGCGCGCTGAAGGAAAAGATCGCGGAGATCGCGCAGGGCGAGGCGGATATCATCATCGGCACGCAGATCGTGGCGAAGGGGCATAACTTCCCGCGGCTGACGCTGGTGGGGGTGATCGACGCCGATCTGGGCCTGCAGGGCTCGGACCTGCGCGCGGCGGAGAAGACGTTCCAGCTGATGCGGCAGGTGGCGGGCCGGGCGGGCCGCGCCGAGGAGAAGGGTGCGGCGCTGTTGCAGACCTATCAGCCCGAGCATCCGGTGATCCGCGCGATTCTGGGCGGCGACGAGGAGGCGTTCTGGGCGCAGGAGGCCGCCGCGCGGCAGGCGCAAGGCGTGCCGCCTTACGGGCGGATGGCGGGGATCATCCTGTCGGGGCCGGATTTGCAGCCGCTGTTTGAGGTGGGCAACCACCTCGCGCGCAACGATGCCGCGCTGCGCCGGATCAGGGCGCAGGTCTTCGGGCCCGCGCCTGCACCGATCGCACGGGTGCGCGGGCGGCACCGGGTGCGGATGCTCGTGAAGGCAGAGAAAAGCGCGCCGCTACAGGGCGCGCTCAAGGCTTGGCTCAAGGGGCTGAAGCTGCCGACGAATGCGCGGCTCGCGGTCGATATCGATCCGCAGAGCTTTCTGTAG
- the fsa gene encoding fructose-6-phosphate aldolase encodes MKFFVDTADTAAIKELNDLGMVDGVTTNPSLILKSGRDILEVTKEICDMVHGPVSAEVVATEAKDMIEEGMKLAKIAPNIAIKVPLTWDGLTACKAFASEGHMVNVTLCFSTAQAILAAKAGATFISPFIGRLDDINLDGMNLIEDIRTVYDNYDFTTQILAASIRSVNHISDAARIGADVITAPPAVIKSMVNHPLTDKGLAQFLKDWEATGQKI; translated from the coding sequence ATGAAATTCTTCGTCGATACCGCCGACACCGCCGCGATCAAGGAACTCAACGATCTGGGCATGGTCGATGGCGTGACCACCAACCCGTCGCTGATCCTGAAATCGGGCCGCGACATTCTCGAAGTCACCAAAGAAATCTGCGACATGGTCCACGGGCCGGTCTCGGCCGAGGTCGTGGCCACCGAAGCCAAGGACATGATCGAAGAAGGTATGAAGCTCGCCAAGATCGCCCCCAATATCGCGATCAAGGTTCCGCTGACCTGGGACGGCCTGACCGCATGCAAGGCTTTCGCATCCGAAGGCCACATGGTCAATGTCACGCTGTGCTTCTCGACCGCGCAGGCGATCCTCGCCGCGAAGGCGGGTGCGACCTTCATCTCGCCCTTCATCGGCCGTCTCGACGACATCAACCTCGACGGGATGAACCTGATCGAGGACATCCGCACGGTCTATGACAACTACGACTTCACGACCCAGATCCTCGCCGCGTCGATCCGTTCGGTGAACCACATCAGCGATGCTGCCCGCATCGGCGCCGACGTGATCACCGCACCGCCGGCGGTCATCAAGTCGATGGTCAACCACCCGCTGACCGATAAGGGTCTGGCCCAGTTCCTCAAGGACTGGGAAGCGACCGGCCAGAAGATCTGA
- a CDS encoding DUF484 family protein yields the protein MTEPALVEQLRDKIISDPDVILEDRDLMRALIAANEAAMGGNIVDLRGAAMSRLEARLDRLEDTHRSVIAAAYENLAGTNQIHRAVLRMLDPHDFQSFLSNLATEVAEILRVDAVRLVLESHQNENDPALRQLGEVLCVAEPGFITEYMRGGRGGQPRQVVLRQTVPGSEAIFGETANWVRSEALMQLDLGEGRLPGMLVMAAEDPHQFKPSQGTDLLAFFAGVFERTMRRWLD from the coding sequence ATGACCGAACCGGCCCTCGTGGAGCAACTCCGCGACAAGATCATTTCCGACCCCGACGTGATTCTCGAGGACCGCGACCTGATGCGGGCGCTGATCGCTGCGAACGAGGCCGCGATGGGCGGCAATATCGTCGACCTGCGCGGCGCGGCCATGTCCCGGCTGGAGGCGCGGCTCGACCGGCTGGAAGACACCCACCGGTCTGTCATCGCGGCGGCCTATGAGAACCTCGCGGGCACGAACCAGATTCACCGCGCGGTGCTGCGGATGCTCGACCCGCATGACTTCCAGTCCTTCCTGTCCAACCTCGCGACCGAAGTGGCCGAGATCCTGCGCGTCGACGCGGTGCGCCTCGTGCTGGAAAGCCACCAGAACGAGAACGACCCGGCGCTGCGCCAGCTGGGCGAGGTGCTCTGCGTGGCCGAACCCGGCTTCATCACCGAATACATGCGCGGCGGGCGTGGCGGGCAACCGCGACAGGTCGTGCTGCGCCAGACCGTGCCGGGCTCCGAGGCGATCTTCGGCGAGACGGCGAACTGGGTGCGCTCCGAGGCGCTGATGCAACTCGATCTGGGCGAAGGCCGCCTGCCCGGCATGCTGGTCATGGCCGCCGAGGACCCGCATCAGTTCAAACCGTCGCAAGGCACCGACCTTCTGGCCTTCTTCGCAGGCGTATTCGAACGCACGATGCGCCGCTGGCTGGATTGA
- a CDS encoding tyrosine recombinase XerC encodes MAEPSAGLQDALAEWLSHLRGLRDASDHTITAYRHDVASFLGFLQTHHGESLGTARIAELGPSDMRAWMAHERGREVSSRSLARALSSVKSFIRWLADRDGFDASHILSTRSPKYQRKLPRPLNEDAAAGMIEQVDTQAMEPWIAARDAAVLTLLYGCGLRISEALALRAEAHPLPEVLRIRGKGDKERLVPVVPAARDAVAEYMRLCPYPAEPGAPLFYGARGKPLNPRMISKAMERARMSLGLPSTATPHAMRHSFATHLLAAGGDLRAIQELLGHASLGTTQIYTAVDAARLMEIYDKSHPRA; translated from the coding sequence ATGGCGGAGCCGTCCGCAGGGTTGCAAGACGCGCTCGCCGAATGGCTGAGCCATTTGCGCGGGCTGCGCGACGCCTCCGATCACACTATCACCGCCTACCGGCACGACGTGGCGAGCTTCTTGGGTTTTCTGCAAACCCATCATGGCGAGAGCCTGGGCACCGCCCGGATCGCAGAACTTGGCCCCTCCGATATGCGGGCCTGGATGGCGCATGAACGCGGCCGAGAGGTCTCGTCGCGCTCGCTCGCCCGCGCGCTTTCTTCGGTGAAAAGCTTCATCCGCTGGCTCGCCGATCGCGACGGGTTCGACGCGAGCCATATTCTCTCGACCCGCAGCCCGAAATATCAGCGCAAACTGCCGCGCCCGCTGAACGAGGACGCCGCGGCCGGGATGATCGAACAGGTCGACACGCAGGCGATGGAACCGTGGATCGCCGCGCGCGACGCCGCCGTGCTGACCCTGCTTTATGGCTGCGGGCTGCGAATCTCCGAAGCGCTCGCCCTACGCGCCGAGGCTCATCCTCTGCCCGAGGTGCTGCGCATCCGCGGCAAGGGCGACAAGGAGCGGCTTGTGCCGGTCGTGCCCGCCGCCCGCGATGCCGTAGCGGAGTACATGCGCCTGTGCCCCTACCCCGCCGAGCCGGGTGCGCCCTTGTTCTACGGCGCACGCGGAAAGCCGCTCAATCCGCGCATGATTTCCAAGGCGATGGAGCGGGCGCGCATGTCGCTCGGGCTGCCCTCGACCGCGACGCCGCACGCAATGCGCCACAGCTTCGCGACCCATCTGCTGGCCGCTGGAGGCGACCTGCGCGCCATTCAGGAACTGCTGGGCCATGCGAGCCTCGGCACCACCCAGATCTACACCGCCGTCGATGCCGCGCGGCTGATGGAAATCTACGACAAGAGCCATCCGCGCGCCTGA
- a CDS encoding CDP-alcohol phosphatidyltransferase family protein, which translates to MDIRIKALFVHLLTATGAVLSMLALLAAAEGEWALMFLWLVTAFFVDGIDGPLARRYDVKANFPLYDGVLMDLIIDYLTYVFIPAFALFQSSLLPGWTGWLAIIAITYGSVVYFSDTRMKTKDNSFQGFPGAWNMLVLVLFALKPGYWTILLVVVALAIAMFLPLKFIHPVRTKRWRVVSLPMALLWTFFAGWAAWVDFDPASWAHWGLVVTSIYLLLVGIVQQLVPERS; encoded by the coding sequence ATGGATATCCGCATCAAAGCCCTGTTCGTTCACCTCCTGACCGCCACCGGCGCCGTGCTGTCGATGCTCGCGCTTCTCGCGGCCGCAGAGGGCGAATGGGCGCTGATGTTCCTCTGGCTCGTCACCGCATTCTTCGTCGACGGGATCGATGGCCCGCTCGCGCGGCGCTACGATGTGAAGGCGAATTTCCCGCTCTATGACGGCGTCCTTATGGACCTGATCATCGACTATCTGACCTATGTCTTCATCCCCGCCTTCGCGCTGTTCCAGTCGAGCCTGCTGCCGGGATGGACGGGCTGGCTCGCGATCATCGCGATCACCTATGGCAGCGTCGTCTATTTCTCCGACACCCGGATGAAGACGAAGGACAACTCGTTCCAGGGCTTCCCGGGGGCGTGGAACATGCTGGTACTGGTGCTGTTCGCACTCAAGCCCGGCTATTGGACAATCCTGCTCGTCGTCGTGGCGCTCGCCATCGCGATGTTCCTGCCCCTCAAGTTCATTCACCCGGTGCGCACGAAGCGCTGGCGCGTAGTCTCCTTGCCGATGGCGCTTTTGTGGACCTTCTTCGCGGGCTGGGCCGCATGGGTCGATTTCGATCCGGCAAGCTGGGCGCATTGGGGGCTGGTGGTCACGTCCATCTACCTGCTGCTCGTCGGCATCGTGCAACAACTCGTGCCCGAGCGAAGCTGA
- a CDS encoding DMT family transporter: MSLTIMAAVLGAAFLHALWNALIRLGGSKIRAMVMLSIAEALIGLVVALSRPMPDSAALGWILAAGVIHFGYKFFLAHAYEQGDLSRVYPIARGTAPMMVAIVSAALAIDAISGLEYAGIAVLGLGIALMARGVFTDGESRRLLPYALGSALATASYTLVDGMGARISGEPVGYVGWIMVLGGVFFATGMLGLRGTAMLRAAPREWGIATLGAAASYGAYAISIWAMTRAPIALVATLRETSILFAVLIGWLVFGEKMRMTKALAALLIVSGVVLTRV; the protein is encoded by the coding sequence ATGAGTTTGACGATCATGGCGGCGGTGCTGGGCGCGGCCTTCCTGCATGCCCTGTGGAACGCGCTGATCCGTCTGGGCGGCTCGAAAATCCGCGCCATGGTGATGCTGTCCATTGCCGAGGCTCTGATCGGGCTTGTCGTCGCTTTGTCGCGGCCCATGCCGGACAGCGCCGCGCTGGGCTGGATCCTTGCCGCGGGGGTGATCCATTTCGGCTACAAGTTCTTCCTCGCCCATGCCTATGAGCAGGGCGATCTGAGCCGGGTCTACCCGATCGCGCGCGGAACCGCGCCGATGATGGTGGCGATCGTCTCCGCCGCACTGGCGATCGATGCGATCAGCGGGCTCGAATATGCGGGGATCGCGGTGCTGGGGCTCGGGATCGCCCTGATGGCGCGCGGGGTGTTCACCGATGGCGAAAGCCGCCGCCTGCTGCCCTATGCGCTGGGCTCGGCGCTGGCGACCGCGAGCTATACGCTGGTCGACGGGATGGGCGCGCGCATCTCGGGCGAGCCCGTGGGCTATGTCGGATGGATCATGGTGCTGGGCGGGGTGTTCTTCGCGACGGGCATGCTCGGGCTGCGCGGGACCGCGATGTTGCGCGCCGCGCCACGCGAATGGGGGATCGCGACGCTAGGGGCAGCGGCTTCCTACGGGGCTTATGCGATCTCTATCTGGGCGATGACCCGCGCGCCGATCGCGCTGGTCGCAACCCTGCGCGAGACCTCGATCCTGTTCGCGGTGCTGATCGGCTGGCTCGTCTTCGGCGAGAAAATGCGGATGACGAAGGCGCTGGCGGCTTTGTTGATCGTCTCAGGCGTGGTGCTGACGCGGGTCTGA